A region of Streptomyces sp. NBC_01267 DNA encodes the following proteins:
- a CDS encoding cation diffusion facilitator family transporter yields MGAGHDHGHTHGGPPLTGTAGAAHRGRLRIALCITLVVMVVEITGGLLADSLALIADATHMATDALGLAMALLAIHFANRPAGGNRTFGYARAEILAALANCLLLLGVGGYVLYEAIQRFITPADTAGGLTIVFGLIGLVANMISLSILVRGQSESINVRGAYLEVLADALGSVAVLIAAGLILTTGWQAADPVASIVIGLMIVPRTVKLLRETLDVLLEAAPKDVDMAEVRAHILALPGVADVHDLHVWTITSGMPVLSAHVVVSPDVLDSIGHEKMLHELQGCLGHHFDVEHCTFQLEPGGHAEHEAKLCH; encoded by the coding sequence ATGGGGGCTGGGCACGACCACGGGCATACGCACGGAGGGCCGCCCCTGACGGGCACCGCGGGGGCCGCCCACCGGGGGCGGCTGCGTATCGCGCTCTGCATCACGCTGGTCGTGATGGTGGTGGAGATCACCGGCGGCCTGCTGGCCGACTCGCTGGCACTGATCGCGGACGCCACGCACATGGCGACGGACGCCCTCGGGCTCGCCATGGCGCTCCTGGCGATCCACTTCGCCAACCGCCCGGCCGGCGGGAACCGCACCTTCGGCTACGCACGGGCGGAGATCCTCGCGGCGCTCGCCAACTGTCTGCTGCTACTGGGCGTCGGGGGGTACGTCCTCTACGAGGCGATCCAGCGGTTCATCACCCCGGCCGACACCGCGGGCGGCCTGACGATCGTCTTCGGTCTCATCGGGCTGGTCGCCAACATGATCTCGCTGTCCATTCTCGTCAGGGGGCAGAGCGAGAGCATCAATGTCCGGGGCGCCTATCTGGAGGTGCTGGCGGACGCGCTCGGTTCGGTCGCGGTACTGATCGCGGCCGGGCTGATCCTCACCACCGGCTGGCAGGCGGCCGACCCGGTCGCCTCGATCGTGATCGGTCTCATGATCGTCCCGCGTACGGTCAAGCTGCTGCGCGAGACGCTCGACGTCCTGCTGGAAGCGGCACCCAAGGACGTCGACATGGCAGAGGTACGGGCCCACATCCTGGCCCTGCCCGGTGTGGCCGACGTACATGATCTCCATGTGTGGACGATCACTTCGGGAATGCCGGTCCTGTCCGCGCACGTGGTGGTCAGTCCCGATGTCCTCGACTCGATCGGGCACGAGAAGATGCTCCACGAGCTGCAGGGCTGTCTCGGCCATCATTTCGATGTCGAGCACTGCACGTTCCAACTGGAGCCGGGCGGCCACGCGGAGCACGAGGCGAAGCTCTGTCACTGA
- the galE gene encoding UDP-glucose 4-epimerase GalE, which yields MTWLITGGAGYIGAHVVRAMAAAGERVVVLDDLSSGLAERLPDGVPLVRGSVLDRGLLDAALAGYEVSGVVHLAGRKQVGESVEQPLGYYRDNVYGLTVLLEAVAAAGVRRFLFSSSAAVYGVPDAELIPESTACAPINPYGETKLAGEWLVRAAGRAHGLSTACLRYFNVAGAAAPELADLGVYNVIPMFFDRLTRGEHPLIFGDDYATPDGTCVRDYIHVADLADAHLAVARKLSADSHSGDLTVNIGSGEGVSVRELADLVGEVSGRALPPVIGPRRPGDAAKAVASAELIGGELGWSASRGVREMVESAWQGWCLRHPDARGELPVARL from the coding sequence ATGACATGGCTGATCACAGGTGGGGCGGGGTACATCGGGGCGCACGTGGTGCGCGCGATGGCGGCGGCCGGCGAGCGGGTGGTCGTCCTCGACGATCTCTCCAGCGGCCTGGCCGAGCGGCTCCCGGACGGTGTCCCCCTCGTCCGCGGATCGGTGCTGGACCGCGGCCTCCTCGATGCGGCGCTGGCCGGGTACGAGGTCAGTGGTGTGGTGCATCTCGCGGGCAGGAAGCAGGTCGGTGAGTCCGTCGAGCAGCCGCTGGGTTACTACCGGGACAATGTGTACGGCCTGACGGTGCTGCTGGAAGCCGTGGCCGCGGCGGGGGTACGGCGGTTCCTGTTCTCCTCCTCGGCCGCCGTCTACGGCGTGCCGGACGCGGAGCTGATCCCCGAGTCGACCGCCTGCGCCCCGATCAATCCGTACGGCGAGACGAAGCTGGCCGGCGAGTGGCTGGTCCGGGCGGCGGGCCGGGCGCACGGGCTGTCCACGGCCTGCCTCCGCTACTTCAACGTGGCGGGAGCGGCGGCTCCGGAGCTGGCCGACCTCGGGGTGTACAACGTCATCCCGATGTTCTTCGACCGGCTGACCCGCGGTGAGCACCCGCTGATCTTCGGCGACGACTACGCGACCCCCGACGGCACCTGCGTGCGTGACTACATCCATGTCGCCGATCTCGCCGACGCCCATCTCGCCGTGGCCCGCAAGCTGTCCGCCGACAGCCACTCCGGGGACCTGACGGTCAACATCGGCAGCGGCGAGGGCGTATCGGTACGCGAGCTGGCCGACCTGGTGGGCGAGGTCAGCGGGCGGGCGCTGCCCCCCGTGATCGGGCCGCGCCGCCCCGGCGACGCCGCGAAGGCCGTCGCGTCGGCCGAGCTGATCGGCGGCGAGCTGGGCTGGTCGGCGTCGCGCGGGGTGCGCGAGATGGTCGAGTCGGCCTGGCAGGGCTGGTGTCTGCGACACCCCGACGCGCGGGGCGAGCTGCCGGTCGCAAGGCTCTGA
- a CDS encoding ATP-binding protein, giving the protein MVTIEREGGSRDMESRGSNSPPDPAVAGPLPYEGVWRFTAPAVDVSVPQARHAVRDLLERQQVPVGGDTVQGLLLIVSELVTNAVRHAALLSPEIAVEVAVGTSWIRVSVEDNHPYRPKALEADHGQTGGRGLMLVREITGEAGGTCGVEQTANGGKVVWAALPLVVTVTSPRSTPSAL; this is encoded by the coding sequence GTGGTCACCATCGAGCGCGAGGGCGGGAGCCGGGACATGGAGAGCCGCGGGAGCAACAGCCCGCCCGACCCGGCAGTCGCCGGCCCCCTGCCGTACGAGGGTGTCTGGCGGTTCACCGCCCCCGCGGTGGACGTCTCCGTACCGCAGGCGAGGCACGCCGTACGCGATCTGCTGGAACGCCAGCAGGTCCCGGTCGGCGGCGACACCGTCCAGGGCCTGCTGCTGATCGTCTCCGAACTCGTCACCAACGCCGTACGGCATGCCGCGCTGCTCTCACCGGAGATCGCCGTGGAGGTGGCCGTCGGGACGTCGTGGATCCGGGTGTCCGTCGAGGACAACCACCCCTACCGGCCGAAGGCGCTGGAGGCGGACCACGGTCAGACGGGCGGCCGGGGGCTGATGCTCGTACGGGAGATCACCGGGGAAGCGGGCGGGACCTGCGGGGTCGAGCAGACGGCGAACGGCGGCAAGGTCGTCTGGGCCGCCCTGCCGCTCGTCGTCACCGTCACCAGCCCCCGTTCGACCCCGTCAGCTCTCTGA
- a CDS encoding Tex family protein — protein MTTTTPGSIEGRIADELGVRERQVKAAVELLDGGSTVPFIARYRKEATEMLDDAQLRTLEERLRYLRELEDRRTAVLDSVREQGKLDAALEAQIRAAETKARLEDIYLPFKPKRRTKAQIAREAGLEPLADGLLGDPSVEPLVAAAAFVDADRGVADPAAALEGARSVLTERFGEDADLIGELRERMWSRGRLTAKVREAKEEAGAKFADYFDFAEPFTALPSHRVLAMLRGEKEDVLDLVLEPEEPGDTAGPSTYEAMIARRFGVADRGRPGDKWLAETVRWSWRTRILVHLGIDLRLRLRTAAEDEAVKVFASNLRDLLLAAPAGTRATLGLDPGFRTGVKVAVVDATGKVVATDVIHPHVPANRWDEALAKLARLAKEHAVDLIAIGNGTASRETDKLAGELCAKHPELNLTKVMVSEAGASVYSASAFASQELPDMDVTLRGAVSIARRLQDPLAELVKIDPKSIGVGQYQHDLSEVKLSRSLDAVVEDCVNGVGVDVNTASAPLLSRVSGIGSGLAENIVAHRDANGPFRSRKALKDVARLGPKAYEQCAGFLRIRDGDDPLDASSVHPESYPVVRAMTRSAGGSSLVGNAPLLRSLDPADFVNDKFGLPTVSDILRELEKPGRDPRPAFKTATFKEGVEKLGDLTSGMVLEGVVTNVAAFGAFVDIGVHQDGLVHVSALSKTFVKDPRDVVKPGDIVKVKVMDVDIPRKRISLTLRLDDEAASKPARSGGGGERRERGQDGRPPQQRQGGRAQRGGGGSGGRQSSAPAPANSAMADALRRAGLSGPERGRR, from the coding sequence GTGACCACGACCACCCCAGGTTCCATCGAAGGCAGGATCGCCGACGAACTCGGCGTCCGGGAACGGCAGGTGAAGGCCGCCGTCGAGCTGCTCGACGGCGGCTCGACCGTGCCGTTCATCGCTCGCTACCGCAAGGAAGCGACCGAGATGCTCGACGACGCGCAGCTGCGCACGCTGGAGGAGCGGCTGCGCTACCTGCGGGAGCTGGAGGATCGGCGGACGGCAGTTCTGGACTCCGTACGGGAGCAGGGCAAGCTCGATGCCGCGCTGGAGGCGCAGATCCGGGCAGCGGAGACCAAGGCGCGGCTGGAGGACATCTACCTGCCGTTCAAGCCGAAGCGCCGGACCAAGGCGCAGATCGCCCGCGAGGCCGGTCTCGAACCGCTCGCCGACGGGCTGCTGGGCGACCCCTCGGTGGAACCGCTCGTGGCCGCCGCCGCGTTCGTCGACGCGGACAGGGGCGTGGCGGATCCCGCCGCCGCTCTGGAGGGCGCGCGTTCCGTCCTCACCGAGCGGTTCGGCGAGGACGCCGACCTCATCGGTGAGCTGCGTGAACGCATGTGGTCGCGCGGGCGGCTGACGGCGAAGGTGCGGGAGGCCAAGGAAGAGGCCGGTGCCAAGTTCGCCGACTACTTCGACTTCGCGGAGCCGTTCACCGCGCTGCCCTCGCACCGGGTGCTGGCGATGCTCCGGGGCGAGAAGGAGGACGTACTCGACCTGGTCCTCGAACCGGAGGAGCCCGGGGACACCGCGGGACCGTCGACGTACGAGGCGATGATCGCCCGGCGCTTCGGAGTGGCCGACCGGGGCAGGCCAGGCGACAAGTGGCTTGCGGAGACGGTGCGTTGGTCGTGGCGCACCCGGATCCTGGTACATCTGGGGATCGACCTGAGGCTTCGGCTGCGGACCGCCGCGGAGGACGAGGCGGTGAAGGTCTTCGCCTCGAACCTGCGCGACCTGCTGCTGGCCGCACCGGCCGGGACCCGCGCCACGCTCGGCCTGGACCCCGGGTTCCGTACGGGCGTGAAGGTGGCCGTCGTCGACGCGACCGGCAAGGTCGTGGCGACCGATGTGATCCACCCGCACGTCCCGGCCAACCGGTGGGACGAGGCGCTCGCCAAGCTGGCCCGGCTGGCGAAGGAGCACGCGGTGGACCTGATCGCGATCGGCAACGGTACGGCGTCCCGGGAGACCGACAAGCTGGCGGGCGAACTGTGCGCCAAGCACCCCGAGTTGAACCTGACGAAGGTGATGGTCTCGGAGGCGGGCGCTTCCGTCTACTCGGCTTCCGCGTTCGCCTCGCAGGAGCTGCCGGACATGGATGTGACGCTGCGCGGCGCGGTGTCGATCGCCCGCAGGCTCCAGGACCCGCTCGCCGAGCTGGTCAAGATCGACCCCAAGTCGATCGGCGTGGGCCAGTACCAGCACGACCTGTCCGAGGTGAAGCTCTCCCGCTCGCTCGACGCGGTCGTCGAGGACTGTGTGAACGGCGTGGGGGTGGACGTCAACACCGCCTCGGCGCCGCTGCTCTCCCGGGTCTCGGGCATCGGGTCGGGGCTCGCCGAGAACATCGTGGCGCACCGCGACGCCAACGGCCCCTTCCGGTCCCGCAAGGCGCTCAAGGACGTGGCGAGGCTGGGCCCCAAGGCGTACGAGCAGTGCGCGGGCTTCCTGCGCATCAGGGACGGCGACGACCCGCTGGACGCGTCGAGCGTGCACCCGGAGTCCTATCCGGTGGTGCGGGCCATGACCAGGTCGGCGGGCGGAAGTTCACTGGTGGGCAACGCGCCGCTGCTGCGTTCGCTGGATCCGGCCGACTTCGTGAACGACAAGTTCGGGCTGCCGACGGTGTCGGACATTCTGCGCGAGCTGGAGAAACCGGGACGCGACCCGCGGCCCGCGTTCAAGACGGCCACCTTCAAGGAAGGTGTCGAGAAGCTGGGCGACCTGACGTCCGGGATGGTCCTGGAGGGCGTCGTCACGAATGTCGCGGCGTTCGGCGCGTTCGTCGACATCGGTGTCCATCAGGACGGGCTCGTGCATGTGTCCGCGCTGTCCAAGACCTTCGTCAAGGACCCGCGTGACGTGGTCAAGCCCGGCGACATCGTCAAGGTGAAGGTGATGGACGTCGACATCCCGCGCAAGCGCATCTCGCTGACGCTGCGGCTGGACGACGAGGCGGCGTCCAAGCCGGCCAGGTCGGGTGGTGGCGGGGAGCGCCGGGAGCGCGGGCAGGACGGCCGGCCCCCGCAGCAACGGCAGGGAGGCCGCGCGCAGCGTGGTGGTGGCGGCAGCGGCGGACGGCAGTCCTCGGCCCCGGCTCCCGCCAACAGCGCGATGGCTGACGCACTGCGGCGGGCCGGACTGAGCGGGCCGGAGCGCGGGCGCCGCTGA
- the idi gene encoding isopentenyl-diphosphate Delta-isomerase codes for MSNGAAEAIMLELVDESGRTIGTAEKLSAHQAPGQLHRAFSVFLFDESGRLLIQRRALGKYHSPGVWSNTCCGHPYPGESPFAAAARRTYEELGISPALLAEAGTVRYNHPDPDSGLVEQEFNHLFVGLAQAALRPDPEEVDDTAFVTAAELAERHASAPFSSWFMTVLDAARPAVRELTGSNGGW; via the coding sequence ATGTCGAACGGCGCAGCAGAAGCGATCATGCTCGAACTGGTCGATGAGAGCGGCAGGACCATCGGGACGGCGGAGAAACTCTCCGCCCACCAGGCCCCGGGTCAGCTGCACCGGGCTTTCTCGGTGTTCCTCTTCGACGAGTCGGGGCGGCTGCTGATCCAGCGTCGGGCGCTCGGCAAGTACCACTCCCCCGGAGTGTGGTCCAACACCTGTTGCGGGCACCCGTATCCGGGCGAGTCCCCCTTCGCGGCGGCGGCCCGTCGTACGTACGAGGAGCTGGGCATCTCGCCCGCGCTGCTCGCCGAGGCGGGCACGGTCCGCTACAACCACCCGGACCCCGATTCGGGCCTGGTGGAGCAGGAGTTCAACCACCTCTTCGTCGGGCTGGCGCAGGCGGCGCTGCGTCCGGACCCCGAGGAGGTCGACGACACGGCCTTCGTCACCGCCGCGGAGTTGGCCGAGCGGCACGCCTCGGCGCCGTTCTCCTCGTGGTTCATGACGGTGCTGGACGCGGCGCGCCCCGCGGTCAGAGAGCTGACGGGGTCGAACGGGGGCTGGTGA
- a CDS encoding SCO6745 family protein — MTSLPPRAGRRCHNVLNPLHSTVFFSPEFTEELAGIGVDDAGSAYFGARGAAMGAVGPGTIAAAFYNFNPELIARYVPAVWETASPEAVLGARLRAADRTLRRVLGEEAVASAEMAEAARLAQRATEACTRHARPLYSAHADLPVPEQPHLALWHAATLLREHRGDGHLAVLLTAGMGPLEALVSHTATGKGMARSWLLTTRGWGQEDWDSAAERLRGRGLMDAGDGLTEAGIQLRKDIESQTDRLDLAPYAHLGAEGVERLTELVHDFVVTAAGAGAFPSYLRD, encoded by the coding sequence ATGACCTCTCTCCCGCCCCGTGCCGGCCGTCGCTGCCACAACGTGCTCAACCCCCTGCACTCGACGGTGTTCTTCTCCCCCGAATTCACCGAGGAGCTCGCCGGAATCGGGGTCGACGACGCGGGCTCCGCCTACTTCGGCGCGCGGGGCGCCGCCATGGGGGCCGTGGGGCCCGGCACGATCGCCGCCGCGTTCTACAACTTCAACCCCGAGCTGATCGCCCGGTACGTCCCCGCGGTGTGGGAGACGGCCTCGCCCGAGGCCGTGCTCGGCGCCCGGCTGCGCGCCGCGGACCGCACGCTGCGCCGGGTGCTCGGCGAGGAGGCCGTAGCCTCCGCCGAAATGGCGGAGGCCGCGCGGCTCGCGCAGCGGGCCACCGAGGCCTGTACCCGACACGCCCGGCCGCTGTACTCCGCCCATGCCGATCTGCCGGTGCCCGAGCAGCCGCATCTGGCGCTCTGGCACGCGGCGACACTGCTGCGCGAACACCGCGGCGACGGGCATCTCGCGGTGCTGCTCACTGCCGGAATGGGCCCGCTGGAGGCGCTCGTGAGCCACACCGCGACCGGCAAGGGCATGGCCCGCAGCTGGCTCCTCACCACCCGGGGCTGGGGCCAGGAGGACTGGGACTCCGCCGCGGAACGACTGCGCGGACGTGGGCTCATGGACGCCGGGGACGGGCTCACCGAGGCGGGGATCCAGCTCCGCAAGGACATCGAGTCGCAGACGGACCGGCTCGACCTGGCACCGTACGCGCACCTGGGCGCCGAGGGCGTGGAACGGCTCACCGAGCTCGTCCACGACTTCGTGGTCACCGCGGCGGGCGCGGGGGCCTTCCCGTCGTACCTGCGAGACTGA
- a CDS encoding enoyl-CoA hydratase/isomerase family protein, producing the protein MEPQLEHTVADGVATVVISHPAKRNAMTAGMWRALPGLLDTLAADPAVRMMVLTGAGNTFCAGADISTLRGPGAAGEEPQRLAVGAEEALAGFPKPTIAAVRGYCVGGGCQLAAACDLRFAEEGASFGVTPAKLGIVYPAPSTARLVSLVGPATAKYLLFSAELIGTDRALRTGLVDEVLPPGQLDRRIAEFSRVLVSRSQLTQTAAKEFADGRGDRDAYWRARARAADDPVEGVTAFLERREPRFTWSPAVTEG; encoded by the coding sequence ATGGAACCGCAGCTGGAGCACACCGTCGCCGACGGGGTCGCCACCGTCGTGATCAGCCACCCCGCCAAGCGCAACGCCATGACGGCCGGGATGTGGCGGGCCCTCCCCGGGCTGCTGGACACACTGGCCGCCGACCCGGCCGTACGGATGATGGTACTGACCGGCGCGGGGAACACGTTCTGCGCGGGCGCCGACATATCGACACTGCGTGGTCCCGGTGCGGCCGGGGAAGAACCTCAGCGGCTCGCGGTCGGAGCCGAGGAGGCACTCGCCGGATTCCCCAAGCCCACGATCGCCGCCGTGCGCGGGTACTGCGTGGGCGGCGGCTGCCAGTTGGCGGCTGCCTGCGATCTCCGGTTCGCGGAGGAGGGAGCCTCCTTCGGGGTGACCCCCGCGAAGCTCGGGATCGTCTACCCCGCTCCGTCCACCGCCCGGCTGGTGTCGCTGGTGGGCCCGGCGACCGCCAAGTACCTGCTGTTCTCGGCCGAGTTGATCGGAACCGACCGGGCGCTGCGCACCGGGCTGGTGGACGAGGTACTGCCTCCCGGTCAACTCGACCGGCGCATCGCCGAGTTCAGCCGGGTGCTGGTGTCCCGCTCGCAGCTGACCCAGACCGCGGCCAAGGAGTTCGCCGACGGGCGGGGCGACCGGGACGCGTACTGGCGGGCGCGGGCCCGCGCCGCCGACGACCCCGTGGAGGGGGTCACCGCCTTCCTGGAGCGGCGCGAGCCCCGGTTCACCTGGAGTCCGGCCGTCACTGAAGGATGA
- a CDS encoding DJ-1/PfpI family protein — MQIAIVLFDRFTALDAVGPYEMLSSIPGAETVFVAERTGPVRNERGALALVADKRLDEVPHPDIVVVPGGPGQSAQMENEALLGWLRTADSTSTWTTSVCTGSLLLAAAGLLKGRRATSHWLALPTLSTFGAEPTGERVVTDGKFITAAGVSSGIDMGLSLVGRIAGDEHAQAVQLLTEYDPQPPYDAGSPQKAPAALVEKLRNRSRFILQ, encoded by the coding sequence GTGCAGATCGCCATCGTCCTCTTCGACCGCTTCACCGCACTCGACGCGGTCGGCCCCTATGAAATGCTCAGCAGCATCCCGGGCGCCGAGACGGTCTTCGTCGCCGAGCGGACCGGGCCGGTACGCAACGAGAGGGGCGCCCTCGCGCTCGTCGCGGACAAGAGGCTCGACGAGGTGCCGCACCCCGACATCGTCGTGGTGCCGGGCGGCCCCGGGCAGTCCGCCCAGATGGAGAACGAGGCGCTGCTCGGCTGGCTGCGGACGGCGGACAGCACCAGCACCTGGACGACCTCGGTGTGCACCGGCTCACTGCTGCTGGCGGCGGCGGGTCTGCTCAAGGGGCGCCGCGCCACCTCGCACTGGCTGGCGCTCCCCACGCTCAGCACGTTCGGAGCCGAGCCGACCGGCGAACGCGTCGTCACCGACGGCAAGTTCATCACCGCGGCCGGGGTGTCGTCCGGCATCGACATGGGGCTCTCCCTGGTCGGCCGGATCGCCGGTGACGAACACGCCCAGGCCGTCCAGCTGCTCACCGAGTACGACCCGCAGCCCCCGTACGACGCGGGCTCGCCGCAGAAGGCCCCCGCCGCGCTGGTCGAGAAGCTCCGGAACAGAAGCCGTTTCATCCTTCAGTGA
- a CDS encoding DUF5941 domain-containing protein, translating to MSTAILAGVPVPGSSLDGDLRSLGFDVCTAADAEETVKLLTAAPADERVAVVDTRFVGHLHALRLALTDPRFAAAAVPGALTVQPEARPALTRALATAEPGPDTLAAALDDAGTAVQRPELGTLVAAVPTDPQTRHEARAAVAAVDDEAVRLRTAVKSRDGFFTTYCISPYSRYIARWCARRGLTPNQVTTASLITALIAATCAATGTRGGYIAAGLLLLCSFVLDCTDGQLARYSLQYSTLGAWLDATFDRAKEYAYYAGLALGAARNGDDIWVLALGAMVLQTCRHVVDFSFNEANHDASANTSPTAALSDKLDSVGWTVWVRRMIVLPIGERWAMIAVLTAVTTPRIVFYALLIGCALAACYTTAGRVLRSLTRKATRTDRAAQALADLADSGPLAQFFGQVLKGPRNALPVIAFVGGAVVVGTSLFAPVGSWWPVVGAAVYCVLSGIAVSRPLKGALDWLVPPVFRAAEYLTVLVLADRSGVPGALPAAFGLVAAVAYHHYDTVYRIRGGTGAPPRWLVRTVGGHEGRTLVVTVLAAVLTTQHTDNTRFTVALTVLAVAVALVVLAESIRFWVSSGAPAVHDEGEPA from the coding sequence CTGTCGACCGCCATCCTCGCCGGTGTGCCGGTACCCGGATCGTCGCTCGACGGCGATCTGCGGTCGCTGGGCTTTGACGTATGCACCGCAGCCGACGCCGAAGAAACCGTGAAGCTGCTCACCGCGGCCCCCGCCGACGAGCGGGTGGCGGTGGTCGACACCCGTTTCGTCGGTCACCTCCACGCGCTGCGCCTGGCGCTGACCGACCCGCGCTTCGCCGCTGCCGCCGTCCCCGGGGCGCTCACCGTCCAGCCCGAGGCCCGCCCCGCGCTCACCCGCGCGCTGGCCACCGCCGAGCCGGGCCCCGACACCCTCGCCGCGGCACTGGACGACGCGGGGACCGCCGTACAGCGCCCCGAACTGGGCACGCTCGTCGCCGCCGTCCCCACCGACCCGCAGACCCGGCACGAAGCCAGGGCCGCCGTCGCCGCGGTCGACGACGAGGCGGTACGGCTGCGTACGGCGGTGAAGTCCCGCGACGGCTTCTTCACGACGTACTGCATCAGCCCCTACTCGCGGTACATCGCACGCTGGTGCGCCCGCCGGGGACTGACCCCCAACCAGGTCACCACCGCCTCGCTGATCACCGCGCTCATAGCGGCGACCTGCGCGGCGACCGGCACCCGCGGCGGCTACATCGCCGCGGGCCTGCTGCTGCTCTGCTCCTTCGTCCTCGACTGCACCGACGGGCAGCTCGCCCGCTACTCGCTCCAGTACTCCACGCTCGGCGCCTGGCTGGACGCGACCTTCGACCGGGCCAAGGAGTACGCCTACTACGCGGGCCTCGCCCTGGGAGCCGCCCGCAACGGCGACGACATCTGGGTCCTCGCGCTCGGCGCGATGGTGCTCCAGACCTGCCGCCATGTCGTGGACTTCTCCTTCAACGAGGCCAACCACGACGCCTCTGCCAACACGAGTCCCACCGCGGCCCTCTCCGACAAGCTCGACAGCGTCGGCTGGACGGTCTGGGTCCGCCGCATGATCGTGCTGCCGATCGGTGAACGCTGGGCGATGATCGCCGTGCTCACCGCGGTGACCACCCCCCGCATCGTCTTCTACGCACTGCTCATCGGCTGCGCACTCGCCGCCTGCTACACCACGGCGGGCCGGGTCCTGCGCTCGCTGACCCGCAAGGCCACCCGTACCGACCGCGCGGCCCAGGCACTGGCCGACCTCGCCGACTCCGGCCCGCTCGCCCAGTTCTTCGGCCAGGTCCTGAAGGGCCCCCGCAACGCCCTGCCGGTGATCGCGTTCGTCGGCGGCGCGGTGGTCGTGGGTACCTCGCTGTTCGCCCCCGTCGGCAGCTGGTGGCCCGTCGTGGGCGCCGCCGTGTACTGCGTCCTCTCCGGTATCGCCGTCTCCCGCCCCCTCAAGGGCGCGCTCGACTGGCTGGTGCCGCCGGTGTTCCGGGCGGCCGAGTACCTCACGGTCCTCGTTCTCGCCGACCGCTCCGGCGTACCCGGGGCCCTGCCCGCGGCCTTCGGCCTGGTGGCGGCCGTCGCCTACCATCACTACGACACGGTGTACCGCATTCGCGGCGGCACCGGCGCGCCGCCCCGGTGGCTGGTGCGTACGGTCGGCGGCCACGAGGGCCGGACGCTGGTGGTGACCGTACTCGCCGCCGTACTGACGACGCAGCACACCGACAACACCCGCTTCACCGTCGCGCTCACGGTGCTCGCCGTGGCCGTAGCGCTGGTGGTGCTCGCGGAGAGCATCCGTTTCTGGGTGTCCTCCGGAGCACCCGCTGTACATGACGAAGGAGAACCCGCATGA
- a CDS encoding GlxA family transcriptional regulator, with protein sequence MPQRSVLVVLFDDLQSLDVTGPVEVFSGAGQVRGEPYRIRTASVDGSAVRTSSGLTLVPDGSLADADDPHTLLVPGGRGTRHPDPRLTDWLREHAPRAERIVSVCTGALLLAAAGLLDGHRVTTHWSVCDHLSRSYPSVDVDPDPIFVRDGKLATSAGVTAGIDLALALVEEDHGRDTALTVARHLVVFLRRPGNQAQFSAQLAAQTARSEPLREVQQWISEHPGGDLSVESLAARARLSPRHFARAFHAETGTTPGRYVERVRLEQARRLLEDTAAGVTEISRACGYGTPEAMRRAFVRALATAPAEYRRRFRAAPSGSTPPVVPCPVG encoded by the coding sequence ATGCCTCAGCGATCCGTGCTGGTCGTCCTCTTCGACGATCTGCAGAGCCTGGATGTGACCGGCCCGGTGGAAGTGTTCTCGGGTGCCGGACAGGTGCGGGGGGAGCCGTACCGGATCCGTACGGCCTCCGTCGACGGTTCCGCCGTCCGTACCTCCAGCGGCCTCACCCTCGTCCCGGACGGCTCCCTGGCCGATGCCGACGACCCGCACACCCTGCTGGTCCCCGGCGGCCGGGGCACCCGCCACCCCGACCCCCGGCTGACCGACTGGCTGCGCGAGCACGCCCCGCGCGCCGAGCGCATCGTCTCCGTCTGCACGGGGGCACTGCTGCTCGCCGCGGCCGGACTGCTGGACGGCCATCGGGTCACCACGCACTGGTCCGTCTGCGACCACCTGTCCAGGTCGTACCCCTCCGTGGACGTCGACCCGGATCCGATCTTTGTGCGGGACGGGAAGCTCGCCACCTCCGCCGGAGTCACCGCGGGCATCGATCTCGCGCTCGCCCTGGTCGAGGAGGACCACGGCCGGGACACGGCACTGACCGTCGCCCGGCACCTCGTCGTCTTTCTCCGACGCCCCGGCAACCAGGCCCAGTTCAGCGCGCAGCTGGCCGCCCAGACAGCCCGGAGCGAACCGCTCCGTGAGGTCCAGCAGTGGATCAGCGAACACCCGGGCGGCGATCTGTCGGTCGAGTCCCTCGCCGCCCGCGCACGCCTCTCACCCCGGCACTTCGCCCGCGCCTTCCACGCGGAGACCGGCACGACGCCGGGCCGGTACGTGGAACGCGTCCGCCTGGAACAGGCCAGACGCCTTCTGGAGGACACGGCGGCCGGCGTCACGGAGATCTCCCGCGCCTGTGGCTACGGCACCCCCGAGGCCATGCGCCGCGCCTTCGTCAGGGCGCTCGCCACCGCACCCGCCGAATACCGTCGCCGCTTCCGCGCCGCGCCGTCCGGCAGCACCCCACCCGTCGTCCCCTGTCCCGTCGGCTGA